A genome region from Colwellia sp. Arc7-D includes the following:
- a CDS encoding TetR/AcrR family transcriptional regulator, with amino-acid sequence MSTKNKILDAAESLFADKGFNGTSLREITSQAEVNLAAVNYHFGSKKELIKAVMSRYMNELSPRLELALTEVCEQESPSLIEVFSAFIDPLLSLNDFKNNGTSNFLQLLGRGYTDSQGFLRWFLTTQYPGVIDNFVIAVQKAYPELSAEEMFWRLHFTMGTVVFTMSSSDALIDIAKSDFKRELQISDVIRNVIPYVAAGVGAPMPKKIND; translated from the coding sequence ATGAGTACGAAGAATAAAATACTAGATGCAGCAGAAAGCTTGTTTGCAGATAAAGGTTTTAATGGCACCTCTCTGCGTGAAATCACCAGTCAGGCTGAAGTAAATTTAGCCGCAGTTAATTACCACTTTGGTTCGAAAAAGGAATTAATTAAAGCCGTTATGTCACGTTACATGAACGAGTTATCTCCACGGTTAGAGCTAGCCTTAACTGAAGTTTGTGAGCAAGAGTCACCAAGTTTAATTGAAGTGTTTTCTGCTTTTATTGATCCATTATTATCATTAAATGACTTTAAAAATAACGGTACAAGTAATTTTCTCCAGTTACTCGGTCGAGGTTATACCGACAGTCAGGGTTTTTTACGCTGGTTTTTAACTACTCAATACCCCGGTGTAATTGATAATTTTGTCATCGCCGTACAAAAAGCCTACCCAGAACTAAGTGCTGAAGAGATGTTTTGGCGATTGCACTTTACTATGGGGACGGTGGTTTTCACTATGTCATCAAGTGATGCTTTAATCGATATTGCGAAAAGTGATTTCAAACGTGAGCTACAAATATCAGATGTGATCAGAAATGTTATCCCTTATGTAGCTGCTGGTGTTGGTGCTCCCATGCCTAAAAAAATTAACGACTAA
- a CDS encoding M2 family metallopeptidase codes for MKPTFKLTTAAIIVATSLSACNGEKVVKIDTKATSQPSKTLTMKDADKFLAATEKELIQLNTVGARAAWINANFITEDTSALAAAADQKSTEAGVRFAMQAANFDAVEVNTDQRRKLNILKQSLVMPAPQDAKKSADLSKIGAELNSMYGKGKYKAESGETLSLGQMTATMATSRNYDELLEMWQGWRTISPDMKPLYIRQAELGNEGAQGLGYEDLGAMWRSNYDMSANEFATELDRLWGQVKPLYDDLHCYVRTELGKTYGEDKVPQDQPIPAHLLGNMWAQSWGNIYDLVAPENADPGYDLTKQLAANNYDEIKMVKGAESFFTSLGFEALPETFWQRSLFTKPADRDVVCHASAWDLDSKDDIRIKMCIQKTGEDFSVIHHELGHNFYQRAYQNQPVYYQNSANDGFHEAIGDTIALSVTPKYLKEIGLINTIPDESKDIGLLMKMALDKVAFIPFGLMVDQWRWKVYSGEVTPENYNTAWWELREKYQGVRAPVERETNAFDPGAKYHVPGGVPYSRYFLAHIQQFEFHRALCEISGNTDPIHRCSIYNNKDAGAALNTVLEMGSSQPWQQAYKVLTGSEQMDATAILDYFAPLHTWLKDKNQGKQCGF; via the coding sequence ATGAAACCAACGTTTAAATTAACCACAGCAGCGATTATAGTTGCCACTAGCTTAAGTGCCTGTAATGGCGAGAAAGTAGTAAAAATTGACACTAAAGCCACTAGCCAACCTAGCAAAACGTTAACCATGAAAGATGCGGATAAATTTTTGGCCGCCACTGAGAAGGAATTAATTCAACTTAATACCGTGGGTGCTCGTGCCGCTTGGATCAATGCTAACTTTATTACTGAAGATACTTCTGCGCTAGCCGCCGCTGCCGATCAAAAATCGACTGAAGCTGGTGTTCGTTTTGCCATGCAAGCGGCTAACTTTGATGCTGTTGAAGTCAATACAGATCAACGCCGAAAGCTGAATATATTAAAACAAAGTTTAGTGATGCCAGCCCCTCAAGATGCTAAAAAATCAGCAGACTTATCAAAAATTGGTGCTGAACTAAATAGCATGTATGGCAAAGGAAAATATAAGGCTGAATCAGGTGAAACGTTAAGCTTAGGCCAAATGACGGCAACAATGGCAACGTCACGTAACTACGATGAGTTATTAGAAATGTGGCAAGGCTGGCGAACAATTAGTCCTGACATGAAACCTCTCTATATTCGACAAGCAGAATTGGGTAACGAAGGTGCACAAGGTTTAGGCTATGAAGACTTAGGCGCAATGTGGCGTTCTAATTACGATATGTCAGCAAATGAATTTGCCACAGAACTTGACCGCTTATGGGGACAAGTTAAACCTTTATATGATGATCTGCATTGTTATGTGCGCACAGAGCTAGGCAAAACTTATGGTGAAGATAAAGTACCACAAGATCAACCTATTCCTGCGCATTTACTGGGTAATATGTGGGCTCAATCATGGGGTAATATTTACGACTTAGTTGCGCCAGAAAATGCCGATCCTGGCTATGATCTTACCAAACAACTCGCCGCAAATAATTACGACGAAATTAAAATGGTAAAAGGAGCTGAAAGCTTTTTTACATCGCTTGGCTTTGAAGCCTTACCAGAAACATTTTGGCAGCGCTCATTATTTACTAAACCTGCCGACAGAGATGTTGTTTGTCATGCATCAGCATGGGATTTAGATTCTAAAGACGATATTCGCATTAAAATGTGTATCCAAAAAACGGGTGAAGATTTCTCAGTTATACATCACGAGCTAGGACATAACTTTTATCAACGCGCATACCAAAACCAACCAGTTTATTATCAAAACAGTGCTAACGACGGTTTTCATGAAGCCATTGGTGACACTATAGCCCTTTCGGTAACACCTAAGTACTTAAAAGAAATTGGCTTAATTAACACCATTCCAGATGAGTCTAAAGATATTGGTTTACTCATGAAAATGGCATTGGATAAAGTCGCCTTTATTCCTTTTGGTTTAATGGTCGATCAATGGCGTTGGAAAGTTTACTCTGGTGAAGTTACTCCTGAAAATTACAATACAGCTTGGTGGGAGTTACGTGAAAAATACCAAGGTGTTAGAGCACCAGTTGAGCGTGAAACAAATGCCTTTGATCCCGGTGCTAAATATCATGTTCCTGGTGGCGTGCCTTATTCACGCTACTTCTTAGCCCATATACAGCAGTTTGAATTTCACCGTGCCTTGTGTGAAATATCAGGTAATACCGACCCTATCCATCGTTGTTCTATCTATAACAACAAAGATGCCGGTGCTGCTCTAAATACTGTACTTGAAATGGGTTCAAGCCAACCATGGCAGCAAGCCTATAAAGTGCTAACGGGTAGTGAGCAAATGGATGCAACTGCCATTTTGGATTACTTCGCACCTTTACACACTTGGTTGAAAGATAAAAACCAAGGCAAGCAATGTGGCTTTTAA
- a CDS encoding DUF2955 domain-containing protein gives MSKVASNSPELDVNGLRQALRIAGGCTLGFALSKLMNWPNGIFFTVYPMLLLGMVPTLNRSIIRQFFASAAFSAFMVLIIQGLFSHVPVVMTLFAFSAFCFLFHKMSNGSAFLFGALGVVSLSIQLNFSSYIDQTSSIYPILLSNGLAIFMTVIIAAVMHAIFPDATARLPRPMPAKAKESIRHEVILCATVATLSFVVFQVLDLKDSISAQAASVLILFSLCWKAAGMAGWQRAIGTLIGCNAALLSQLFLYNHSDFLLFPVFILWILSFVFSRFHILGGGAPGIGFGVLTTFGILFGQSLGPGQDLIYSALYRFTSVSVAIVLSLCAIYIMHHFLNRFSVTRHHTFE, from the coding sequence ATGAGTAAAGTTGCTAGCAACTCACCAGAGTTAGATGTTAATGGCTTGCGCCAAGCATTGCGCATTGCAGGAGGCTGCACTCTTGGTTTTGCCTTAAGTAAATTGATGAATTGGCCTAATGGTATATTTTTTACTGTTTATCCTATGCTGTTATTAGGTATGGTGCCAACGCTCAACCGAAGTATTATTCGACAATTCTTTGCTTCTGCCGCGTTTAGTGCCTTTATGGTGTTGATAATACAAGGCTTATTTTCTCATGTACCCGTAGTGATGACGTTATTTGCCTTTAGCGCATTTTGCTTTTTATTTCATAAAATGAGTAATGGCAGTGCATTTTTATTTGGTGCGCTAGGGGTTGTTAGCTTATCGATACAGCTGAATTTCTCTAGTTATATCGATCAAACTAGCAGTATTTATCCTATTCTTTTAAGTAATGGTTTGGCCATTTTTATGACCGTGATTATTGCCGCGGTCATGCATGCTATATTTCCTGATGCTACTGCGAGATTGCCACGCCCCATGCCCGCTAAAGCAAAAGAAAGTATTCGCCATGAAGTTATACTCTGCGCGACTGTCGCTACGCTTTCTTTTGTTGTTTTTCAGGTGTTAGATTTAAAAGATTCTATTTCAGCACAAGCTGCATCGGTACTGATTTTATTTTCACTGTGTTGGAAAGCGGCAGGTATGGCTGGTTGGCAACGGGCTATTGGCACATTAATAGGTTGTAATGCCGCGCTTTTATCGCAATTGTTTTTATATAACCATAGCGATTTTTTATTATTTCCTGTTTTTATTTTATGGATTTTGTCATTTGTATTTTCTCGCTTTCATATTTTGGGAGGTGGTGCACCGGGTATTGGATTTGGCGTGTTAACTACATTTGGGATTCTATTTGGGCAATCTTTAGGGCCAGGGCAAGACTTAATTTATAGTGCGTTATACCGTTTTACATCTGTGTCTGTGGCAATTGTTTTAAGCTTATGTGCGATATATATTATGCACCATTTTCTTAACCGCTTTAGTGTTACTCGCCATCATACTTTCGAGTAA